The genomic window AACATGTTTATCAAGTGCATTTGGCTCGCCTTAGTCCAATAGAAAAGCTTGGTGTGATATTCCACAAAACACTGTGGGTAGCATAGTGTTTGAACCTTCCACCATTTTGACGCTGCTTCCGATGCAAACTTCCCTACTTACcgtgaaaaaaaatcaaaatgacCTTGTAACGGCAATTAACGGccaaagggaaacaaccccatGATAGGTTTTTCCTGGGCTATGGCATAATTTTTACGATTGCTTGGCTTCAACTGGAAGTAGAATGAAGTGTTGCAACAAGCCCGTACGGCGTACGTTGGGGGTGTGTGGGGATGTGTTTCGAGGAACGTACAGTGTACGTGAGTGGCAGTCAAGAGGCTAAGTCTGAACCGGACTTGTCAGAACCGCGAAGCAGGACACTTGTAAATTCCCTCAGAAGTTTCGTTCTTGTGGGAAACATTGTGAATTTTACTTTTTGTTACAGACCAGGCATCCTCTATTCAGTGTTCTGGAGACCAGGCACCCTCTTGTCAATCTCAGTCTACTGGAGACCAGGCACCCTCTTCTCAGTGTACTGGGCCTCACGTGTGGAAGGACAAAGAAGTGGAGCTCCTCCTGACCTTAAGGCATGAAAGGCAGGACAAGTTTCTGGACAGTAAGAACCACATCCTATTGTGGGGTGACATTGTCAAGCAGCTGAGAGCTGCTGGCTGCATTGTTACAACGTTGCAAGTCAtcaacaaatacacaaacatgaaaaaaaagtgGAAGGAAGCGCTGGATGCAGAAAGCAAGACGGGGGCAGGGAGGGTATCATTCAAGTATAAATTTGAATTTGACCAGGTTTACGGGACGAAGGCCAGCACACGGCCAAAGGTGGTGGTTGACTGCCGAAAACCACTTCAACCCCGTGCTGTTGGGAATCCGGAAGTTGGTGAGGGTGCTGGCAAAGATGACGAGGGTCAGGGTGCTGGCAAAGATGACAAGGGTCAGGGTGCTGGCAAAGATGACGAGGGTCAGGGTGCTAGCAAAGATGATAAGGGAAGGGGAAAGGGCAAGGGCAAGCGCCGTAGTGATCAGCTTCAAGATCAATATATGGATATTCAGGGAAACATGAAATcctttcaccaagacaaaatgACACGGATGGACCGACTGCTTGATCTCTACGAGAAAGACATCGAGTCTCGGAATAAGGACAAGTGAGGCTTTGTCTTTGTTGTAGAAGTCGATGAGTAGAATCGCACACTTTCTATTACGCGTCGGTGGAAATCTTCCCTTTCAGTTTTGATGTCAGCCTGATATGTGACTTTTGTCACATGGCTTTCATGTGCAGATACAgtgttgttgtaagtttatGTGTACATAAGTGGCGTTCataatttgttgtttgttttccgCTTTCTACTATTCTTGTCCAAACAGGTGCTATATgtacatttatttttgttgaaatGGAAAAAGTGTATGTAAATTGACATTTACATTCCCCCATGCAGATCTGGACTGTTTGTGTTTAATATGTGCAAAGTGGTTTGAAATGTGCAAATTGCAAGAGagcctttttttttcaagtgaCATTTTCCACTTTCCCAAATATTTCGGACTGTTGTGCAAAGTGCaagattttctcttttttttttgaagtGCCAAGGGTATGAGGTACCAATAACTACATTGGTCTGATGTTTTCGTTGGAAGACAAGTTGCCAAGTTGACATGTGTTTACTGTTATCGTATTTGGAGTTACTTGTGATTCCTTGTTAAGTTGTTTCAAATGCAAAGTGCTCTACACTTCCTTTTTCAAAACGCGCTGAAGACGCAATAAAGCACATATTTGTTCCAAAGATGATTTGTTGTGCGTGTATACAAACCTGACATTATATAACAAGATTTCGCCTTTCAAGTCCAATGTTATCTACAGACTCCACCATAAGTTAAGGACCAGTTCGAATGAAAGGTGACATTCTTTAAAAATTCACCAAAAAATTAAGAGTGGTTTTTGTCAAGTATTTTGATTATGAAAAAGTGAAGGGGTCAATACTGAATACTGCAAGGCTCGTTAAGGCTGCACTTACAGCCCCAGCAGCATGCAGAGAGCGTGTAAAGAACTGCTGATTTGTGCAAAATTGGCTGTTTTTCAGCAGGTATTGACCACTGCCTCAAACTTTTCACACTTGAAAATCGTAAAGCACATTAAATAAGGAAGGTATGGCCATGAGTTATGGTCACTACGATGGCTATATAAGCTGCCGAGTGCAGATACAgtgttgttgtaagtttatGTGTACATAAGTGGCGTTCataatttgttgtttgttttccgCTTTCTACTATTCTTGTCCAAACAGGTGCAATATgtacatttatttttgttgaaatGGAAAAAGTGTATGTAAATTGACATTTACATTCCCCCATGCAGATCTGGACTGTTTGTGTTTAATATGTGCAAAGTGGTTTGAAATGTGCAAATTGCAAGAGagcctttttttttcaagtgaTTTTTCCACTTTCCCAAATATTTCGGACTGTTGTGCAAAGTGCaagattttctcttttttttttgaagtGCCAAGGGTATGAGGTACCAATAACTACATTGGTCTGATGTTTTCGTTGGAAGACAAGTTGCCAAGTTGACATGTGTTTACTGTTATCGTATTTGGAGTTACTTGTGATTCCTTGTTAAGTTGTTTCAAATGCAAAGTGCTCTAcactttctttttcaaaacGCGCTGAAGATGCAATAAAGCACATATTTGTTCCAAAGATGATTTGTTGTGCGTGTATGCAAACCTGACATTATATAACAAGATTTCGCCTTTCAAGTCCAATGTTATCTACAGACTCCACCATAAGTTAAAGACCAGTTCCAATGAAAGGTGACATTCTTTAAAAATTCACCAAAAAATTAAGAGTGGTTTTTGTCAAGTATTTTGATTATGAAAAAGTGAAGGGGTCAATACTGAATACTGCAAGGCTCGTTAAGGCTGCACTTACAGCCCCAGCAGCATGCAGAGAGCGTGTAAAGAACTGCTGATTTGTGCAAAATTGGCTGTTTTTCAGCAGGTATTGACCACTGCCTCAAACTTTTCACACTTGAAAATCGTAAAGCACATTAAATAAGGAAGGTATGGCCATGAGTTATGGTCACTACGATGGCTATATAAGCTGCCGAATGCGCGTAATTATGCACAACACGAACACACCAGTGATACAACAGAAGAGGAAAGTTTGCACGTGGAACTTAACTTATGGTGGAGTCTGTACTCATCATGGAGAAGTACAATATGAGTTATTCAGGCCTGAGTGTGGTATGGAACATTTTGGGAGTATGTCATTGTCCTGTGCGGAGCCTTGTATCTTAACCTTCAGAAGACTATGTGGGTCGCTGAAGACCCAGAAGAGTGATATTAAATATCTAAAGAACCACTTGCAGTTC from Littorina saxatilis isolate snail1 linkage group LG4, US_GU_Lsax_2.0, whole genome shotgun sequence includes these protein-coding regions:
- the LOC138963871 gene encoding uncharacterized protein — translated: MAAKASMSQGNVSQVIKIERDGRVYSIVVESSILDLLLNEKTDPNLKESIVTALIGQQNPSPPPQLHGADQASSIQCSGDQAPSCQSQSTGDQAPSSQCTGPHVWKDKEVELLLTLRHERQDKFLDSKNHILLWGDIVKQLRAAGCIVTTLQVINKYTNMKKKWKEALDAESKTGAGRVSFKYKFEFDQVYGTKASTRPKVVVDCRKPLQPRAVGNPEVGEGAGKDDEGQGAGKDDKGQGAGKDDEGQGASKDDKGRGKGKGKRRSDQLQDQYMDIQGNMKSFHQDKMTRMDRLLDLYEKDIESRNKDK